Proteins co-encoded in one Microbacterium hydrocarbonoxydans genomic window:
- a CDS encoding CitMHS family transporter: MPDVLTGLFTAAEEAPTYDVAFVPPEWLLVLLGFTMVLAFMTLIMTKRLTPMVALILVPTVFGLFAGAGLGLGDMILDSIATMAPTAALLMFAIMFFGIMIDVGLFDPLIRMITRVLGDDPAKVVLGTAILAGAVSLDGDGSTTFIITTSAMLPIYLRLGMSPVVLTCVAGLMNGTLNIVPWGGPTVRAATALGLQPTDIFVPMLPALGAGIVVTLGFAWLLGLGERRRLGRIDSAGLLTGSEGGALSTVPKLFRGSDATPGARAALRTGNIVVVSGGRGPVAAASVDLADTAMADTMLDPARPTLRPRLIWFNLALTVAVMVLLVIDIMPLPYVFMVGAAVALLINFRGIKDQASEIVAHAPSIVGVVSMVIAAGVLVGVLTGTGMVDAMATWITDVLPPALGPFLAPITGLLSIPFTFFMSNDAFYFGILPVLAQSAAAFGIDPVEMARASIIGQPVHLQSPLVPAILLLVSLASVNLGDHHRKVLWRATIVSLVMLGIGILSGAIPFFVAQ; encoded by the coding sequence ATGCCCGACGTACTCACCGGCCTGTTCACGGCCGCAGAAGAGGCCCCCACGTACGACGTGGCGTTCGTGCCACCGGAATGGCTCCTGGTGCTTCTCGGATTCACCATGGTGCTCGCGTTCATGACGCTCATCATGACGAAGAGGCTCACGCCGATGGTCGCTCTGATCCTCGTCCCCACCGTCTTCGGTCTGTTCGCGGGTGCCGGCCTCGGTCTCGGCGACATGATCCTCGACTCGATCGCCACGATGGCTCCGACCGCGGCGCTGCTGATGTTCGCGATCATGTTCTTCGGCATCATGATCGACGTCGGGCTCTTCGATCCGCTCATCCGCATGATCACGCGCGTGCTCGGCGATGATCCCGCGAAGGTCGTGCTCGGCACCGCGATCCTCGCGGGGGCCGTCTCGCTCGACGGAGACGGATCGACGACGTTCATCATCACGACGTCGGCCATGCTGCCCATCTACCTGCGGCTCGGTATGAGCCCCGTCGTCCTCACGTGTGTCGCGGGACTCATGAACGGCACGCTGAACATCGTCCCCTGGGGCGGACCGACCGTGCGCGCAGCGACGGCGCTCGGGCTCCAGCCGACCGACATCTTCGTTCCGATGCTGCCTGCGCTGGGCGCGGGCATCGTCGTGACGCTCGGCTTCGCATGGCTGCTCGGACTCGGAGAGCGCCGGCGACTGGGGCGCATCGATTCCGCCGGACTCCTCACCGGGTCCGAGGGCGGCGCGCTGTCGACCGTGCCGAAGCTGTTCCGCGGGTCCGACGCGACACCGGGTGCGCGTGCGGCATTGCGCACCGGCAACATCGTCGTGGTCTCGGGTGGTCGCGGTCCGGTCGCCGCAGCGAGTGTCGACCTCGCCGACACCGCCATGGCCGACACGATGCTCGACCCTGCACGGCCGACGCTGCGGCCCAGACTGATCTGGTTCAACCTGGCTCTGACAGTCGCCGTCATGGTGCTGCTGGTGATCGACATCATGCCGCTTCCCTACGTGTTCATGGTCGGAGCCGCCGTGGCACTGCTGATCAACTTCAGAGGCATCAAGGATCAGGCGTCCGAGATCGTGGCGCACGCACCCAGCATCGTCGGAGTGGTGTCGATGGTCATCGCCGCAGGTGTGCTGGTGGGTGTGCTGACGGGCACGGGGATGGTCGACGCGATGGCGACGTGGATCACCGATGTGCTTCCGCCTGCGCTCGGGCCGTTCCTCGCACCGATCACCGGGCTGCTGTCGATCCCGTTCACGTTCTTCATGTCCAACGACGCGTTCTACTTCGGCATCCTGCCGGTGCTCGCGCAGAGCGCCGCGGCCTTCGGGATCGATCCGGTCGAGATGGCCCGCGCATCGATCATCGGTCAGCCGGTGCATCTGCAGAGCCCCTTGGTGCCGGCGATCCTGCTGCTCGTCTCACTCGCGAGCGTCAACCTGGGCGACCATCACCGCAAGGTCCTCTGGCGCGCGACGATCGTGTCGCTGGTGATGCTCGGGATCGGGATCCTCTCGGGCGCGATCCCGTTCTTCGTGGCGCAGTGA
- the cysK gene encoding cysteine synthase A produces MSGIHPDITTAFGNTPLVRLNRVTEGLGATVLAKLEFYNPASSVKDRLGIAIVDAAEASGELTPGGTIVEATSGNTGIALAMVGAARGYKVILTMPASMSKERRMLLKAFGAEVVLTDPTKGMTHAVAEAEAIAARTPGAVLAKQFANEANPEIHRRTTAQEILRDTEGSVDYLVAGIGTGGTITGVGQVLKERVPGVQIIAVEPKDSPILTEGHPGPHKIQGIGPNFVPPILDRDILDEVIDVTFDDAIRVARETASREGILVGMSSGAAIWAALEVARRPEAAGKTIVVIIPSFGERYLSTALYEHLRES; encoded by the coding sequence ATGTCCGGCATCCACCCCGACATCACCACCGCGTTCGGCAACACTCCCCTGGTCCGTCTGAACCGCGTCACCGAAGGCCTGGGCGCCACGGTGCTCGCCAAGCTGGAGTTCTACAACCCGGCGTCGAGCGTCAAGGACCGGCTCGGCATCGCGATCGTCGACGCGGCCGAGGCGTCCGGCGAGTTGACCCCGGGAGGGACGATCGTCGAGGCGACCAGCGGCAACACCGGCATCGCTCTGGCGATGGTCGGTGCGGCGCGGGGCTACAAGGTGATCCTCACGATGCCGGCGTCGATGTCGAAGGAGCGGCGCATGCTGCTCAAGGCGTTCGGTGCCGAGGTCGTGCTCACCGACCCGACGAAGGGCATGACGCACGCGGTCGCCGAGGCGGAGGCGATCGCTGCCCGGACGCCGGGTGCCGTGCTCGCGAAGCAGTTCGCCAACGAGGCGAACCCCGAGATCCACCGTCGCACCACGGCTCAGGAGATCCTCCGCGACACGGAGGGCTCTGTCGACTACCTCGTCGCAGGCATCGGCACCGGCGGAACCATCACCGGGGTCGGCCAGGTGCTGAAGGAACGCGTCCCCGGCGTGCAGATCATCGCCGTCGAGCCCAAGGACTCGCCCATCCTGACCGAGGGACACCCCGGACCGCACAAGATCCAGGGGATCGGGCCGAATTTCGTGCCGCCGATCCTCGACCGCGATATCCTCGACGAGGTCATCGACGTCACGTTCGACGACGCGATCCGCGTCGCACGGGAGACGGCGAGCCGAGAGGGCATCCTCGTGGGCATGTCGAGCGGAGCCGCGATCTGGGCCGCTCTCGAGGTCGCGCGGCGCCCGGAGGCCGCGGGCAAGACGATCGTGGTGATCATCCCCTCGTTCGGCGAGCGCTACCTCTCGACCGCTCTGTACGAGCACCTTCGCGAATCCTGA
- the prmC gene encoding peptide chain release factor N(5)-glutamine methyltransferase, with protein MPETSLASLVHAAAQRLAEVGVPDPLVDAELLAGHVRGTRRGEVQAAIVRGDVVDESERAALEALVERRAAREPLQHITGTAPFRHLELAVGPGVFVPRPETETVVQFAIDALVAAPEAEPVAVDLGTGSGAIALAMATEVPHSRVYATELSPDAYAWARRNTEGVANLTLVNHDLRQAFRELDGTVSVVISNPPYVPDAAIPRDPEVRLFDPAMALYGGEDGLDIVRVLSVRALELLRPGGLLVIEHGELQGEEIRSILTRDGWRAAATHRDLTLRDRATTALRP; from the coding sequence ATGCCTGAGACCTCCCTCGCCTCCCTCGTCCACGCCGCGGCCCAGCGCCTGGCCGAGGTGGGAGTCCCCGATCCGCTCGTCGACGCGGAGCTGCTGGCGGGGCACGTCCGCGGCACCAGGCGGGGCGAGGTGCAGGCGGCGATCGTCCGCGGAGACGTGGTCGACGAGTCCGAGCGTGCGGCGCTGGAGGCGCTGGTGGAGCGTCGAGCGGCCAGGGAGCCGCTGCAGCACATCACCGGAACGGCACCCTTCCGCCATCTCGAGCTCGCCGTCGGCCCCGGCGTGTTCGTGCCGCGTCCCGAGACGGAGACGGTCGTGCAGTTCGCGATCGACGCGCTCGTGGCCGCTCCCGAGGCGGAGCCGGTCGCCGTCGATCTCGGCACCGGAAGCGGAGCCATCGCGCTGGCGATGGCGACCGAGGTCCCGCACTCGCGCGTGTATGCGACCGAGCTCTCACCGGATGCGTACGCATGGGCTCGCCGCAACACCGAGGGTGTGGCGAATCTGACGCTCGTGAACCACGACCTCCGGCAGGCCTTCCGTGAGCTCGACGGCACCGTGTCTGTCGTGATCTCCAATCCGCCCTACGTCCCGGACGCGGCGATCCCGCGCGATCCCGAGGTGCGTCTCTTCGATCCGGCCATGGCTCTCTACGGGGGTGAGGACGGGCTCGACATCGTCCGCGTGCTCAGCGTGCGCGCGCTCGAGCTGCTGCGGCCGGGCGGTCTTCTCGTGATCGAGCACGGGGAGCTGCAGGGGGAGGAGATACGCAGCATCCTCACGCGCGACGGATGGCGGGCCGCGGCGACGCATCGCGACCTCACGCTCCGAGACCGTGCGACGACGGCGCTGCGGCCATGA
- the epsC gene encoding serine O-acetyltransferase EpsC, producing MGMIGRMREDIAAARLRDPAARSGAEVALLYPGLHAIWAHRLSHALWRRRLRLLARATSQVSRWLTGIEIHPGAQIGRRFFIDHGMGVVIGETAEIGDDVMLYHGVTLGGRTRDAGKRHPTLGDGVAVGAGAKVLGPVTIGAGAVVGANAVVTRDAPADSILVGIPAKPRMRSAHDDTRALLTAPEYSI from the coding sequence ATGGGCATGATCGGCCGAATGCGCGAGGACATCGCGGCAGCACGACTTCGCGATCCCGCCGCGCGCAGCGGTGCGGAGGTGGCGCTGCTCTATCCGGGACTGCACGCGATCTGGGCGCATCGGCTCTCACACGCGCTGTGGCGCCGACGGCTGCGGCTGCTCGCGCGCGCGACCTCGCAGGTCTCGCGGTGGCTGACCGGGATCGAGATCCACCCCGGCGCACAGATCGGGCGTCGCTTCTTCATCGACCACGGCATGGGCGTCGTGATCGGTGAGACCGCCGAGATCGGCGACGACGTGATGCTCTACCACGGAGTCACGCTCGGCGGTCGCACGCGCGACGCAGGCAAGAGGCATCCGACCCTCGGCGACGGCGTGGCCGTGGGAGCCGGCGCGAAGGTGCTGGGCCCCGTGACGATCGGCGCCGGCGCGGTCGTCGGAGCGAACGCCGTCGTGACCCGCGATGCGCCGGCGGACAGCATCCTGGTCGGGATTCCCGCGAAGCCGAGGATGCGCAGCGCTCATGACGACACCCGCGCGCTGCTCACGGCACCGGAATACTCGATCTGA
- a CDS encoding L-threonylcarbamoyladenylate synthase, which produces MSSIFDCGDDGQLLAGMRHARQAISRGELIVMPTDTVYGVAADAFSPQAVQRLLDAKGRGRNQPPPVLIGSIETLEALAESVPEPVRRLVDAFWPGGLTIVLPAQPSLAWDLGDTLGTVAVRMPEGRVALELLAETGPLAVSSANLTGHDAATSAEDAERMLGDSVSVYLADGVSETGIASTIVDATSLVARAPDPSTGRVRILRDGAISRERLEEVLGELLEPAPAQADADGES; this is translated from the coding sequence ATGTCCTCCATCTTCGATTGCGGCGACGACGGTCAGCTCCTCGCCGGAATGCGTCACGCGCGCCAGGCCATCAGTCGCGGCGAGCTCATCGTCATGCCCACCGACACCGTCTACGGGGTCGCCGCCGACGCCTTCTCACCGCAGGCCGTGCAGCGGCTGCTCGACGCCAAGGGACGCGGTCGAAACCAGCCGCCGCCCGTGCTGATCGGCTCGATCGAGACCCTCGAAGCGCTGGCCGAATCCGTGCCGGAGCCCGTGCGGCGTCTGGTCGACGCCTTCTGGCCCGGCGGGTTGACCATCGTGCTCCCCGCTCAGCCGTCGCTCGCCTGGGACCTCGGCGACACTCTGGGCACGGTCGCCGTGCGCATGCCCGAAGGGCGGGTGGCGCTGGAGCTGCTCGCCGAGACGGGCCCTCTCGCGGTCTCGAGCGCCAACCTGACCGGTCACGATGCGGCTACCTCGGCGGAAGACGCGGAGCGGATGCTCGGCGACAGCGTCTCGGTGTATCTCGCCGACGGCGTGAGCGAGACGGGCATCGCCTCGACGATCGTCGACGCGACCTCTCTCGTGGCGCGCGCCCCCGACCCGAGCACGGGCAGGGTGCGCATCCTCCGTGACGGGGCGATCAGCCGTGAGCGGCTCGAGGAGGTGCTCGGCGAACTGCTCGAGCCTGCTCCTGCGCAGGCCGACGCGGACGGGGAGTCGTGA
- the atpE gene encoding ATP synthase F0 subunit C has translation MDATTVLADINGHLASVGYGLAAIGPAIGVGIVVGKTIEGVARQPELAGRLQVLMWIGIAFTEALAFVGIAVGFIPFP, from the coding sequence GTGGACGCTACTACGGTTCTCGCAGACATCAACGGTCACCTCGCTTCGGTCGGCTACGGCCTCGCAGCAATCGGCCCGGCCATCGGTGTGGGCATCGTCGTCGGCAAGACCATCGAGGGTGTCGCTCGTCAGCCCGAGCTGGCCGGCCGCCTCCAGGTCCTCATGTGGATCGGTATCGCCTTCACCGAGGCGCTTGCATTCGTCGGCATCGCCGTCGGATTCATCCCCTTCCCGTAA
- the atpB gene encoding F0F1 ATP synthase subunit A, protein MPKLASDGEFHGPSINEFFPEILFEVAGIPVHRIHLVQLIAVVAVVLLLVLGTRRMKVVPGRFQSVVEMGLDFVRTNIAHDLLGRKDGNRFLPILTTIFFMVLFMNITGIIPFLNIAGTSIAAVPLTLALVSYITFIYAGIKKSPVGFFKNALFPSGVPWPVYIIVTPIEFLSTFIIRPVTLMLRLLMNMVVGHMLLVLCFAATQFFFFTAGGGWAALGVGTLAFGGAFTLFEILVAVLQAYVFTVLTAVYIQLAVAEEH, encoded by the coding sequence ATGCCCAAACTCGCCTCTGACGGCGAGTTCCACGGACCTTCGATCAACGAGTTCTTCCCGGAGATCCTCTTCGAAGTCGCGGGTATCCCCGTGCACCGAATCCACCTCGTGCAGCTGATCGCGGTCGTCGCGGTCGTGCTGCTGCTGGTTCTCGGAACCCGCCGGATGAAGGTCGTCCCCGGCCGCTTCCAGAGCGTCGTCGAGATGGGTCTGGACTTCGTCCGCACCAACATCGCGCACGACCTCCTCGGCCGCAAGGACGGCAACCGCTTCCTGCCGATCCTCACCACGATCTTCTTCATGGTGCTGTTCATGAACATCACGGGAATCATCCCGTTCCTGAACATCGCGGGAACCAGCATCGCGGCCGTGCCGCTGACGCTGGCTCTGGTCAGCTACATCACCTTCATCTACGCCGGAATCAAGAAGAGCCCCGTCGGCTTCTTCAAGAACGCGCTGTTCCCCTCCGGTGTGCCGTGGCCCGTCTACATCATCGTGACGCCGATCGAGTTCCTCTCGACCTTCATCATCCGGCCGGTCACCCTGATGCTCCGACTCCTGATGAACATGGTCGTCGGCCACATGCTCCTGGTGCTGTGCTTCGCGGCCACCCAGTTCTTCTTCTTCACCGCAGGTGGCGGCTGGGCCGCTCTCGGTGTCGGAACCCTCGCCTTCGGCGGCGCCTTCACTCTCTTCGAGATCCTGGTCGCCGTTCTCCAGGCATACGTCTTCACCGTCCTCACCGCGGTCTACATCCAGCTCGCGGTCGCAGAAGAGCACTAA
- a CDS encoding F0F1 ATP synthase subunit B has protein sequence MLNALVTNLAAEGETPNPLIPAWYDIIWSGLWFLVILVVVWKVALPKFTALLDKRSAAIEGNIAKADEAQKQAEAALEEYTRQLAEARTEAGEIREAAREDGKKIVAEAKETASSEAARITATAHTQIEAERQTALVSLRSEVGSLAIDLAGGVVGETLSDDARATAVVDRFLADLEASEKAAQ, from the coding sequence ATGCTGAACGCTCTTGTCACGAACCTCGCAGCCGAGGGAGAGACGCCTAACCCGCTGATCCCTGCGTGGTACGACATCATCTGGTCGGGCCTGTGGTTCCTCGTCATCCTGGTCGTCGTGTGGAAGGTCGCCCTTCCGAAGTTCACGGCGTTGCTCGACAAGCGGTCAGCCGCCATCGAGGGCAACATCGCCAAGGCCGACGAGGCGCAGAAGCAGGCTGAGGCCGCACTCGAGGAGTACACCCGGCAGCTCGCCGAGGCGCGTACCGAGGCCGGTGAGATCCGTGAGGCCGCCCGTGAGGACGGCAAGAAGATCGTCGCCGAGGCCAAGGAGACCGCGTCGAGCGAGGCTGCTCGCATCACGGCGACGGCGCACACGCAGATCGAGGCCGAGCGGCAGACCGCTCTCGTCTCGCTGCGCAGCGAGGTCGGATCGCTCGCGATCGATCTCGCCGGTGGCGTGGTCGGCGAGACGCTCTCCGACGATGCACGTGCGACCGCGGTCGTCGACCGCTTCCTCGCCGACCTCGAAGCATCCGAGAAGGCGGCTCAGTAA
- a CDS encoding phage holin family protein produces MITLLFRSLMYVVSAGLGLIAADLLLDGFQIQWDKWWGFVVCILIFALLQSILAPWVSKIADRYAPVLMGGIGIFSTLIALVVVVLLPIGGLRIVDLTGWLLGSVIVWLITAVGSVLLPLLFLKKRTEKRRAR; encoded by the coding sequence GTGATCACCCTCCTGTTCCGCTCGCTCATGTACGTCGTGTCCGCCGGTCTCGGCCTCATCGCCGCCGACCTGCTGCTCGACGGATTCCAGATCCAGTGGGACAAGTGGTGGGGGTTCGTCGTCTGCATCCTGATCTTCGCGCTGCTGCAGAGCATTCTGGCTCCGTGGGTGAGCAAGATCGCAGACCGCTACGCTCCGGTTCTCATGGGCGGCATCGGCATCTTCTCGACGTTGATCGCACTCGTCGTCGTCGTGCTGCTTCCGATCGGCGGTCTGCGGATCGTCGACCTCACCGGATGGCTGCTCGGATCCGTGATCGTGTGGCTCATCACGGCGGTCGGCAGTGTTCTCCTCCCGCTGCTCTTCCTCAAGAAGCGCACCGAGAAGCGCCGCGCCCGCTGA
- a CDS encoding MraY family glycosyltransferase, whose translation MKQYLFTVIITAAITFALTWAVWKLSLRFKLYPSIRERDVHTTPTPRLGGVAIFLGIAITMAVSAANPFFATIWMPPQTMWSILAAAFLIAVIGVVDDLWDLDWMIKLGAQFLAAGIITVGGGLQILSLPFGDLIVFSSWLSITITMFAIVIVMNAVNFIDGLDGLVAGVCLIANGVFFAYSYILTRDTGASSYFNLASFLAAVLIGACLGFLPFNWSPAKLFMGDSGALVLGLLMATSAIAVTGQLEPSALDLERLGRSQLLGAFIPILLPLLVVLLPLLDFGLAVLRRMNAGKSPFSPDRKHLHHRMLDLGHRDRDAVLIFYAWTAVISLAVLLMYVGAREDWPGQYLPGVAFGVVGIAACLVITLNPSRRRKTAASAEPDPKPLESP comes from the coding sequence GTGAAGCAGTACCTCTTCACCGTCATCATCACCGCTGCGATCACGTTCGCGCTGACCTGGGCGGTCTGGAAGCTGAGCCTGCGGTTCAAGCTCTATCCGAGCATCCGCGAACGCGACGTCCACACGACACCGACTCCTCGTCTCGGGGGAGTCGCGATCTTCCTCGGGATCGCGATCACCATGGCGGTGTCTGCGGCGAACCCCTTCTTCGCGACGATCTGGATGCCGCCGCAGACGATGTGGTCGATCCTCGCCGCGGCTTTCCTGATCGCAGTGATCGGAGTCGTCGACGACCTGTGGGACCTCGACTGGATGATCAAGCTCGGCGCGCAGTTCCTCGCCGCCGGGATCATCACGGTCGGTGGCGGACTCCAGATCCTGTCGCTCCCGTTCGGCGACCTCATCGTCTTCTCGAGCTGGCTGAGCATCACGATCACCATGTTCGCGATCGTGATCGTCATGAACGCCGTGAACTTCATCGACGGACTCGACGGCCTGGTCGCCGGGGTCTGCCTGATAGCGAACGGCGTGTTCTTCGCCTATTCGTACATACTGACGCGCGATACGGGCGCCTCGAGCTACTTCAACCTCGCGTCGTTCCTCGCCGCCGTGCTGATCGGCGCGTGCCTGGGCTTCCTGCCGTTCAACTGGAGCCCCGCGAAGCTGTTCATGGGGGACTCGGGCGCGCTGGTGCTCGGTCTGCTCATGGCCACCTCCGCGATCGCCGTGACCGGGCAGCTCGAGCCCTCGGCGCTCGACCTCGAGCGGCTCGGGCGCTCCCAGCTGCTCGGAGCCTTCATCCCGATCCTCCTTCCCCTCCTGGTGGTGCTGCTGCCCCTGCTCGATTTCGGCCTCGCGGTGCTCCGTCGCATGAACGCCGGCAAGTCGCCGTTCTCGCCCGATCGCAAGCACCTGCACCACCGGATGCTCGATCTCGGGCACCGCGACCGCGACGCCGTGCTCATCTTCTACGCCTGGACCGCGGTGATCTCTCTCGCCGTGCTGCTGATGTACGTCGGCGCCCGCGAGGACTGGCCGGGGCAGTATCTTCCGGGCGTCGCCTTCGGCGTGGTCGGCATCGCCGCCTGCCTCGTCATCACCCTGAATCCTTCGCGCCGACGGAAGACCGCGGCGTCTGCTGAGCCCGACCCGAAACCCCTGGAGTCCCCGTGA
- a CDS encoding sensor histidine kinase, translated as MTRIRPRFATRALLLHLATVVLVVTLCTGVYLALAVQQLRAEAESTALGIARTLAEDPDVRAQVTEISSSSERPDADALSSGDLQRIGLSVAERTGALFVVISDDEGIRLAHPIAARLGEVVSTPFEEVLAGNEVVDWQTGTLGESARAKVPVLDGTGTPVGEVSVGFERTGVFDDLPPVLTAIGLTAAGALALAALTFLLLRRRWEHLTLGVQPEELAALVQNQTAVLDGVDDGVLAVDSAGIVRVSNAAADRMLDLDAPTGRRLAELGLPQAVLDVTAGGSARSSAVVGERVLYLDSRPVERDGRPLGEVLIVRDRTDLVALAERLETVRTMTAALRVQRHEFANRMHVAAGLIDAARVADARAFLGELVERGSVDFPVAGLDLLSDPFLHSFLGAKGIEAGERGVALRIAEESQLIGSVTEPEDVAAVLGNLIDNAVTAAVAGERVPRWVEVAVFGDGDALVLTVADSGAGLGDRDPMSPSPSGADVDLDDDIHGHGLGIPLSREIARRRDGDLWIIDPGGIDHGAVFAARLGDAVADITPTHEERP; from the coding sequence ATGACGAGGATCAGACCACGGTTCGCGACCCGCGCCCTGCTGCTGCATCTCGCGACCGTCGTACTGGTCGTCACCCTGTGCACGGGCGTGTACCTCGCGCTCGCCGTGCAGCAGCTTCGCGCCGAAGCCGAATCCACTGCCCTCGGCATCGCCAGGACTCTGGCGGAGGATCCCGACGTGCGGGCGCAGGTCACGGAGATCTCCTCCTCCTCGGAGCGTCCCGATGCCGACGCGCTGAGTTCCGGCGATCTGCAGAGGATCGGTCTGAGTGTCGCGGAGCGCACCGGCGCCCTGTTCGTCGTGATCTCGGACGACGAGGGAATCAGGCTCGCGCATCCGATCGCCGCTCGCCTCGGTGAGGTCGTCAGCACTCCGTTCGAGGAGGTCCTCGCGGGGAACGAGGTCGTCGACTGGCAGACCGGCACCCTCGGCGAATCCGCTCGCGCGAAGGTGCCCGTCCTCGACGGGACCGGAACGCCTGTCGGAGAGGTCAGCGTCGGCTTCGAACGGACCGGCGTCTTCGACGACCTCCCGCCGGTGCTGACAGCGATAGGCCTCACCGCCGCGGGAGCGCTCGCGCTCGCCGCCCTCACTTTCCTCCTGCTCCGCCGGCGCTGGGAGCACCTCACGCTCGGCGTGCAGCCGGAGGAGCTCGCGGCACTCGTGCAGAACCAGACAGCGGTCCTCGACGGAGTCGACGACGGCGTTCTCGCCGTCGACTCCGCGGGCATCGTGCGTGTGAGCAATGCAGCGGCCGATCGGATGCTCGATCTCGACGCGCCGACCGGCCGTCGGCTCGCCGAACTCGGGCTGCCACAGGCCGTGCTCGACGTCACGGCGGGCGGCAGCGCACGATCCTCCGCGGTGGTCGGTGAACGCGTCCTGTACCTCGACTCGAGGCCCGTCGAGCGGGACGGGCGACCACTGGGCGAGGTGTTGATCGTGCGCGATCGCACCGATCTCGTGGCGCTCGCCGAGCGGCTCGAGACGGTGCGCACCATGACCGCGGCTCTGCGCGTGCAGAGGCATGAGTTCGCCAATCGCATGCACGTGGCCGCGGGCCTCATCGATGCGGCTCGCGTGGCGGATGCGAGAGCATTCCTCGGCGAGCTCGTCGAGCGGGGATCCGTCGACTTCCCGGTGGCAGGACTGGATCTGCTGAGCGATCCGTTCCTGCACTCCTTTCTCGGCGCCAAGGGAATCGAAGCGGGTGAGCGCGGGGTCGCCCTGCGCATCGCCGAGGAGAGCCAGCTGATCGGCAGCGTGACGGAGCCCGAGGATGTCGCCGCGGTGCTCGGCAACCTCATCGACAACGCCGTGACCGCAGCCGTCGCGGGTGAGCGGGTCCCCCGCTGGGTCGAGGTGGCCGTGTTCGGGGATGGCGACGCGCTGGTGCTGACGGTCGCCGACTCGGGGGCGGGTCTCGGCGATCGCGATCCGATGTCGCCGAGCCCGTCCGGTGCCGACGTCGACCTCGACGACGACATCCACGGCCACGGCCTCGGCATCCCGCTGTCGCGAGAGATCGCGCGCCGTCGCGACGGGGACCTGTGGATCATCGACCCGGGCGGCATCGACCACGGCGCGGTCTTCGCCGCTCGCCTGGGCGACGCCGTCGCCGACATCACCCCGACTCACGAGGAGCGACCATGA
- a CDS encoding response regulator gives MTDPLRVLILDDDFRVGELHRDIIDEQPGFIALDPVRSIAEAREGLRSSAPDLLVADVFLPDGDGIALAGDANIDVILISAADDAPTVRRALRSGAVGYLRKPFDRRALTALLERYARYRNLLAGDRPLRQEDVDRALAILHGSGEPLSVSRSATEQLVLTALGDDEASAAEIGERVGISRATAQRHLAALAARNVVEVRLRYGATGRPEHRYAARS, from the coding sequence ATGACCGATCCCCTCCGCGTACTGATCCTCGACGACGACTTCCGCGTCGGAGAGCTGCACAGGGACATCATCGACGAGCAGCCGGGATTCATCGCGCTCGACCCCGTGCGCTCCATCGCGGAGGCGCGGGAGGGGCTGCGCTCATCCGCGCCCGACCTGCTCGTGGCAGACGTCTTCCTGCCCGACGGCGACGGCATCGCGCTGGCGGGAGATGCGAACATCGACGTCATCCTGATCTCGGCAGCGGACGACGCCCCCACCGTGCGCAGAGCGCTGCGGTCGGGTGCCGTGGGCTACCTGCGGAAGCCGTTCGATCGCCGCGCTCTGACAGCGCTGCTGGAGCGGTACGCCCGCTACCGCAATCTGCTCGCCGGCGACCGTCCGCTCCGCCAGGAGGACGTGGACCGCGCCCTGGCGATCCTGCACGGCTCGGGGGAACCGCTGTCGGTCTCGCGCTCTGCGACCGAGCAGCTGGTGCTCACGGCGCTGGGCGATGACGAGGCGTCCGCCGCCGAGATCGGCGAGAGAGTCGGCATCTCGCGTGCGACCGCGCAGCGTCACCTCGCCGCGCTCGCGGCGCGGAACGTCGTCGAGGTCCGTCTTCGCTACGGCGCCACCGGGCGTCCTGAGCACCGATACGCCGCGCGCAGCTGA